The following are encoded together in the Naumannella cuiyingiana genome:
- a CDS encoding YebC/PmpR family DNA-binding transcriptional regulator: MSGHSKWATTKHKKAVIDAKRGKLFAKLIKNVEVAARLGGPDPAGNPTLYDAIQKAKKSSVPNDNIDRAVKRGGGLDGGGANYETVMYEAYGPAGIAMLIECLTDNRNRSASDVRVAVTRNGGTMADVGSTARIFQRKGVVVLEKNQDGRAVSEDDLLEATLDAGPEEVNDLGEVFEIVSGPNELVEVRKAVQAAGLDYDSAEVGFVPDYTQTVDADDAAKLEKIVDALEDSDDVQNVYTNADVPEDALADA; the protein is encoded by the coding sequence ATGAGTGGACACTCCAAATGGGCGACGACCAAGCACAAGAAGGCCGTGATCGACGCGAAGCGCGGCAAGCTGTTCGCCAAGCTGATCAAGAACGTCGAGGTGGCGGCCCGGCTGGGCGGCCCCGATCCGGCCGGTAACCCGACGCTGTACGACGCCATCCAGAAGGCGAAGAAGTCCAGCGTCCCGAACGACAACATCGACCGCGCGGTCAAACGCGGCGGCGGCCTGGACGGCGGCGGGGCCAACTACGAGACCGTGATGTACGAGGCGTACGGCCCGGCCGGGATCGCCATGCTGATCGAGTGCCTGACCGACAATCGCAACCGGTCGGCCTCGGACGTGCGCGTCGCGGTGACGCGCAACGGAGGCACGATGGCCGATGTCGGTTCGACGGCCCGGATCTTCCAGCGCAAGGGCGTGGTGGTGCTGGAGAAGAACCAGGACGGACGCGCGGTGTCCGAGGACGACCTGCTGGAGGCCACGCTCGATGCGGGGCCGGAGGAGGTCAACGACCTGGGCGAGGTGTTCGAGATCGTCTCCGGCCCGAACGAGCTGGTCGAGGTCCGCAAGGCCGTGCAGGCCGCCGGCCTGGACTACGACTCCGCCGAGGTCGGCTTCGTGCCCGACTACACCCAGACCGTCGACGCCGACGACGCCGCGAAGCTGGAGAAGATCGTCGACGCGCTCGAGGACTCCGACGACGTGCAGAACGTCTACACCAATGCCGACGTCCCCGAGGACGCGCTGGCCGACGCCTGA
- a CDS encoding GNAT family N-acetyltransferase: protein MIQDLAHSDLARTDLDWRPLRRDDLGALADLLAAAEHLDDPADRHGLERLRADFDESPVDPSEHAVIGSEGGSVVAYGWNHPRAGDVDPVRVVLTGVVHPAWRYHRIGRGVFEWQLRRAREHHRETGASGGLRVEAYADEHLNSRRRLYERNGLAPLRWFSDLHVQLDRAGERPIAPDPVGIELVPFTAALSEPVRLAHNDAFAQGWGSQPVPPDAWRQSIERRAARPEWSWVALSRGEVVGYALNSATAQEHPGAYAEGWTDRLGVRPDWRGRGVARALLQRTLASFATAGLDGGGLGVDATERRFELYESVGYEVTDTVLLYGREQ, encoded by the coding sequence GTGATCCAGGATCTCGCCCACAGCGATCTCGCGCGCACGGATCTGGACTGGCGCCCGCTGCGCCGCGACGACCTCGGGGCGCTGGCCGACCTCCTCGCCGCCGCCGAACATCTCGACGACCCGGCCGATCGGCACGGCCTGGAGCGTTTGCGCGCCGACTTCGACGAGTCGCCGGTCGACCCGTCCGAGCACGCGGTGATCGGCAGCGAGGGCGGCTCGGTGGTGGCGTACGGCTGGAACCATCCGCGTGCCGGCGACGTGGACCCGGTGCGGGTGGTGCTGACCGGCGTGGTCCACCCGGCGTGGCGCTACCACCGGATCGGCCGCGGGGTGTTCGAGTGGCAGCTCCGCCGCGCCCGGGAACACCACCGCGAGACCGGGGCGAGCGGCGGCCTGCGGGTCGAGGCGTACGCCGATGAGCACCTGAACAGCCGCCGCCGGCTGTACGAACGCAACGGGCTCGCACCGCTGCGCTGGTTCAGCGACCTGCACGTGCAGCTCGACCGCGCCGGCGAGCGACCGATCGCGCCCGATCCCGTGGGCATCGAGCTGGTCCCGTTCACCGCGGCGCTGTCCGAGCCGGTCCGGCTCGCCCACAACGACGCGTTCGCGCAGGGCTGGGGCAGCCAGCCGGTCCCGCCCGACGCCTGGCGCCAGTCGATCGAACGGCGGGCGGCCCGCCCGGAGTGGTCGTGGGTCGCGCTGTCACGCGGCGAGGTCGTCGGCTATGCCCTGAACTCCGCGACCGCCCAGGAACACCCGGGTGCGTATGCGGAGGGCTGGACCGACCGGCTGGGCGTCCGCCCCGACTGGCGCGGGCGCGGCGTGGCGCGGGCGTTGCTGCAGCGTACCCTCGCCTCGTTCGCCACCGCCGGGCTGGACGGCGGCGGCCTCGGCGTGGACGCGACGGAGCGTCGTTTCGAGCTGTACGAGTCGGTCGGCTACGAGGTGACCGACACGGTGCTGTTGTACGGGCGCGAGCAGTAG
- a CDS encoding TetR/AcrR family transcriptional regulator codes for MPRIAAPTVQEHHERVLAALIDAAETIMRSGGPGALTAAAVSREVGIARNSLYSYVRSVDELRGLVLTRHLPPWLAAVDAAVAGRDDARERLLAWARGNLDQAARSGHGWLMGIAREGALPEQLRRELADVHAGSDAVTGAWRELLGPGRPADLALLVAMTHQLVDAGFARLDAGDDAGAVTEGVLAALAAVIDARVGPDR; via the coding sequence ATGCCGCGGATCGCCGCCCCCACCGTCCAGGAACACCACGAGCGCGTGCTCGCGGCGCTGATCGACGCGGCCGAGACGATCATGCGCAGCGGCGGCCCGGGTGCGCTGACCGCGGCGGCGGTCAGCCGTGAGGTCGGGATCGCCCGCAACTCGCTCTACAGCTATGTGCGCTCGGTGGACGAGTTGCGCGGCCTCGTGCTGACCCGGCACCTGCCGCCCTGGTTGGCCGCCGTCGACGCCGCCGTCGCCGGCCGCGACGACGCCCGGGAGCGACTGCTCGCCTGGGCGCGCGGCAACCTGGACCAGGCCGCACGGTCCGGCCACGGCTGGTTGATGGGCATCGCGCGCGAGGGGGCGCTGCCGGAGCAGCTTCGCCGCGAACTCGCCGACGTCCATGCGGGCAGCGACGCGGTCACGGGGGCGTGGCGCGAACTGCTCGGACCCGGGAGGCCCGCCGATCTCGCGCTGCTCGTGGCGATGACGCACCAGCTCGTGGATGCGGGTTTCGCGCGGCTCGATGCCGGCGACGACGCCGGCGCGGTCACCGAGGGGGTGCTCGCCGCGCTGGCCGCGGTGATCGATGCCCGGGTCGGGCCGGATCGCTGA